The nucleotide sequence CTGCTGGCCCAAGCCGAGGACACGGTTTCGGATATGCACGATTCCAAAGGCAATTTTCCGGACCCCACGGACCGGGCCGCCTATGAAGCGGAGCGAAACTTTGAGCTGCGTATCCGGGATCGGGAGCATAAACTGATTAAAAAGGTCAAAAAAGCCCTGGAGCGGATCGAAGACGGCACTTTCGGCATCTGCGAAAGATGCGGGGAGGATATCGATACCAAGCGGCTGAAGGTTCGTCCGGTGACCACTTTGTGCATTGAGTGCAAAACCAAAGAGGAAGCTCAGGAAAAAGCCCTTGGATTATAAAGTTGGATTGTAAATCCGGGAAAATCGACTTACATATTCATTCCAATGCTTCGGACGGAAGCCTTGCGCCTGCGCAAATCCTTTCCCAGGCTGCGGCATGCGGTCTTGCCGCCATTTCCATCACAGACCATGACACAGTAGCGGGAGTCAA is from Desulfosalsimonas propionicica and encodes:
- the dksA gene encoding RNA polymerase-binding protein DksA; amino-acid sequence: MDQKDIDYFKDLLTQRLEDLLAQAEDTVSDMHDSKGNFPDPTDRAAYEAERNFELRIRDREHKLIKKVKKALERIEDGTFGICERCGEDIDTKRLKVRPVTTLCIECKTKEEAQEKALGL